In Selenomonadales bacterium, a single window of DNA contains:
- a CDS encoding phosphatidylglycerophosphatase A, giving the protein MKDVVVELLSERGVPLNEIANLVLELQKPYQPGLTLDDCLASVLAVLEKREVQHAILTGVALDVLAEQHALPEPLCSIVTRDASLYGIDEILALGITNIYGTIGLTNFGYLDKTKLGILRTLNSHKERVHTFMDDLVAALAAAAASRLAHNRRQSQ; this is encoded by the coding sequence ATGAAAGACGTAGTTGTAGAGCTGTTGTCCGAACGAGGCGTCCCCCTAAACGAAATTGCGAACCTAGTGTTAGAGCTGCAAAAACCTTATCAGCCCGGTCTTACCCTTGACGATTGCCTGGCCTCGGTTCTAGCGGTGCTAGAAAAGCGCGAAGTGCAGCACGCTATTTTGACCGGCGTCGCCCTCGACGTACTGGCAGAGCAGCATGCGCTCCCCGAGCCACTCTGCTCCATTGTGACGAGAGACGCGTCACTCTACGGTATAGATGAAATTCTCGCTTTAGGAATAACCAACATTTACGGCACGATTGGCCTCACAAATTTTGGGTATCTCGACAAGACAAAACTCGGCATCCTGCGAACCCTTAACAGCCACAAAGAGCGAGTACATACTTTTATGGATGACTTGGTAGCTGCGCTCGCCGCGGCAGCAGCCTCAAGGCTTGCTCACAACCGCAGGCAGAGCCAATAG
- the pfkA gene encoding 6-phosphofructokinase yields MQKIGVLTSGGDAPGMNAAIRAVVRKGLHVGLTVFGIRRGYAGLLADDFVQLGAGSVGDIIHRGGTMLRTARSEEFKTEAGFLRALEVLKAREIQGLVVIGGDGSLRGAEKLYQQGILTVGVPGTIDNDIPGTDESIGFDTAVNTALQAIDRIRDTATSHERAFVIEVMGRNAGHLALEAGLAGGAESILVPEEPLDLSEICARLKRGHQRGKVHSIIVVCEGAGEGFKLGDFVRQCTGFDTRVTVLGHVQRGGSPTARDRVLASTMGAKAVDLLAEGKGGVMVGVKRGEIVALPISQALAADSTFSHASYRLAAILAQ; encoded by the coding sequence ATGCAAAAGATTGGCGTACTGACCAGCGGGGGAGACGCCCCCGGCATGAACGCGGCCATCCGTGCGGTGGTGCGTAAAGGATTGCACGTAGGCCTTACGGTTTTTGGTATCAGGCGGGGCTATGCCGGGCTGCTTGCCGACGACTTTGTGCAGCTTGGGGCCGGTTCAGTGGGCGATATTATCCACCGTGGGGGCACCATGCTCCGCACGGCGCGGTCGGAAGAGTTTAAGACCGAGGCCGGCTTTCTGCGTGCGCTCGAGGTGCTAAAGGCGCGCGAGATACAAGGACTTGTCGTCATCGGCGGAGACGGGTCGCTGCGCGGCGCAGAGAAGTTGTACCAACAGGGAATACTCACAGTAGGAGTTCCCGGCACTATAGACAACGACATTCCCGGCACCGACGAAAGCATTGGGTTTGACACGGCAGTTAATACCGCCTTGCAGGCCATCGACCGGATTCGCGATACCGCTACGTCGCATGAGCGCGCCTTCGTCATCGAAGTAATGGGGCGAAATGCCGGCCACCTCGCACTTGAGGCCGGCTTAGCGGGGGGAGCGGAGTCTATACTTGTGCCGGAAGAACCGCTCGACTTAAGCGAAATCTGCGCACGTTTAAAGCGCGGCCACCAACGCGGCAAAGTCCACAGCATTATCGTCGTGTGCGAAGGGGCGGGGGAGGGCTTTAAGCTAGGCGACTTTGTGCGGCAGTGCACAGGTTTTGACACGCGCGTGACAGTGCTAGGCCATGTACAGCGCGGCGGGAGTCCCACCGCACGCGACAGAGTATTGGCCAGCACCATGGGTGCCAAAGCAGTAGATCTATTGGCGGAAGGGAAGGGCGGCGTAATGGTTGGGGTAAAGCGAGGCGAAATTGTGGCCTTACCCATCAGTCAAGCGCTTGCCGCAGATTCAACTTTTAGCCATGCGTCTTACCGCCTGGCCGCGATTTTGGCACAATAA
- a CDS encoding aspartate-semialdehyde dehydrogenase, producing MGIKLAIVGATGVVGQTLLKVLDERRFPQSEVRLLASAGSVGKTMEFGGRQLAVAEATPAAFAGIDIAFFAASGEVAKELAPAAVAHGAIVIDNSSAYRMVEEVPLVVPEINAADLRQHRGIIANPNCSTIIMAVALKPIYDAVGINRVVVSTYQAASGAGIAAVEELKAQVAAYIEGRPLTAEVLPTALGKKHYQLAFNVIPQVDVFRADGYSQEEWKMTYETQKIFHDHKLMVSATCVRVPVMWCHSESINVETKQKLTASRARELLARSPGVVVLDDTGEQLYPMPIDFPDRDEVFVGRIREDISRDYALNLWAVGNQLRKGAASNAVQIAEAIIKN from the coding sequence GTGGGTATCAAGCTAGCCATCGTTGGCGCGACGGGCGTCGTCGGTCAGACCTTGCTCAAAGTACTAGATGAGCGCCGTTTTCCCCAGAGCGAAGTGCGTTTGTTGGCGTCGGCTGGTTCTGTGGGAAAGACGATGGAGTTTGGGGGCCGGCAGCTCGCTGTAGCCGAGGCCACTCCTGCGGCCTTCGCCGGCATCGATATCGCCTTTTTCGCGGCTTCCGGCGAAGTAGCTAAGGAGTTAGCACCGGCAGCCGTGGCGCACGGCGCCATAGTCATCGATAATAGCTCTGCTTACCGGATGGTAGAAGAAGTGCCGCTAGTAGTCCCGGAGATTAACGCCGCGGACTTAAGGCAGCACCGCGGGATTATCGCCAATCCCAACTGCTCTACCATTATTATGGCCGTGGCTCTTAAGCCCATATATGACGCGGTGGGCATTAACCGGGTGGTAGTGTCGACCTATCAGGCGGCCTCGGGAGCCGGGATAGCCGCCGTGGAGGAGCTCAAAGCTCAGGTAGCAGCCTACATCGAGGGCCGCCCGCTGACGGCGGAAGTGCTGCCCACAGCGCTCGGTAAGAAGCACTACCAATTAGCGTTTAACGTAATCCCCCAGGTAGATGTCTTTCGGGCTGACGGATACAGCCAAGAAGAGTGGAAGATGACCTACGAAACGCAGAAAATCTTTCATGACCACAAGCTGATGGTTTCGGCCACGTGCGTGCGCGTGCCCGTGATGTGGTGCCACTCCGAGTCCATTAACGTCGAGACAAAGCAAAAGCTCACGGCGAGCCGCGCGCGCGAGCTTTTAGCAAGGAGCCCGGGTGTGGTTGTGCTTGATGATACTGGCGAACAGCTCTACCCTATGCCCATTGACTTTCCTGACCGTGACGAAGTCTTTGTAGGGAGAATCCGCGAAGACATAAGTCGCGACTATGCGCTCAACCTTTGGGCAGTAGGCAATCAACTGCGAAAGGGCGCTGCGTCAAATGCCGTGCAGATAGCGGAGGCCATCATTAAGAATTAA
- a CDS encoding aminotransferase class I/II-fold pyridoxal phosphate-dependent enzyme, with amino-acid sequence MKRSMLPLRTRPAVPPVYQTSVFAFDSLEQVDQAFGGEEGAFVYSRYGNPTVRALETALAHLEGTEAALVASSGMAALAVAVLSLCGQGDHIIAAQDLYGGTQALFQRDFSRWGIDITFVDAQNIARVEEAIRPNTKLIFVETISNPLMKVADLSRLAALKRGFGITLMVDNTFASPVLCRPSEWGADLVMESLTKYINGHSDVTAGAVMGSKELIERMRPLHTDFGAITSPFDAWLVQRSLQTLKLRLQQHCQNAAALAEFLAAQPKVMKVYYPGLPGHPQHALAKAQMSCYGGMLSFVVEGGCYGAGQVIKRLRRVDFVPSLGGTSTTVSHPAKTSHRGMTVMERVRLGIDDGLIRVSAGLEDQEEIRADFAQALTW; translated from the coding sequence ATGAAAAGAAGCATGCTGCCGCTCCGTACCCGTCCGGCGGTTCCACCTGTCTATCAGACATCAGTCTTTGCCTTTGACTCGCTAGAGCAGGTGGACCAAGCCTTTGGCGGCGAAGAAGGAGCATTCGTCTATTCCCGTTACGGTAACCCAACAGTTAGGGCACTAGAGACGGCCTTAGCCCACTTAGAGGGTACGGAAGCCGCCTTAGTCGCGTCCTCGGGTATGGCTGCGCTTGCTGTCGCCGTGCTGTCTCTGTGCGGGCAGGGCGACCACATTATCGCGGCGCAAGACCTGTATGGAGGCACGCAAGCGCTGTTTCAACGCGACTTTAGCAGATGGGGTATCGATATAACCTTTGTGGACGCGCAAAACATAGCCCGAGTAGAGGAAGCAATTCGGCCAAATACTAAGCTTATCTTTGTGGAGACAATCTCGAATCCTCTCATGAAAGTGGCAGACTTGTCGCGCCTAGCCGCCCTTAAGCGTGGTTTTGGCATCACTTTGATGGTAGACAACACTTTTGCCAGCCCGGTGCTGTGTCGGCCAAGCGAATGGGGAGCAGACCTCGTCATGGAGAGCCTAACTAAGTACATTAACGGGCACTCCGATGTCACCGCCGGTGCCGTAATGGGCTCTAAGGAATTAATCGAGCGCATGCGGCCGCTCCATACAGATTTTGGTGCCATCACCAGCCCCTTTGACGCTTGGTTAGTGCAAAGGAGCCTGCAAACATTAAAGCTTAGGCTACAGCAGCACTGCCAAAACGCCGCGGCTTTGGCCGAGTTTCTGGCCGCACAGCCTAAGGTCATGAAGGTGTACTACCCCGGGTTGCCTGGGCATCCGCAGCACGCTTTGGCCAAGGCGCAGATGAGCTGTTACGGCGGCATGCTGAGCTTTGTTGTAGAAGGCGGATGCTACGGCGCCGGGCAAGTCATTAAGCGTTTACGGCGCGTAGACTTTGTGCCAAGCCTTGGCGGCACCTCGACTACCGTTTCGCATCCGGCCAAAACCAGTCACCGCGGCATGACCGTTATGGAGCGAGTTAGGCTAGGCATAGATGACGGCCTTATCCGCGTATCAGCGGGATTAGAGGACCAAGAAGAGATTCGTGCCGACTTTGCGCAAGCGCTCACTTGGTGA
- a CDS encoding YibE/F family protein, translating into MRRTIALVLLFLVCLASPVAAQTEEPPADVAIEFARARVLTLVELPAEEGQTETGFELREFDVQLEVLSGSLRGRTVDIRHVLTGTPAFDIVISPGQRVLIAVEQVEGEVIEVAIADHERDRHLLALAIAFSALLIVLGGKKGLFSLISLALIGVLIIYVLIPLLLRGYNPITLAVIVAAIATAFTTTLVGGANRKALAAIVGTVGGLIVAGVLAIVVGGAIHTTGLAGEEAQMLAFIPQGVAFDFRGLLMAGIIIGALGAIMDTGMSISSAVSEVQRASQGLRRKELFWVGMNVGRDVMGTMANTLILAYTGGSLALLLLVQAYEVEFIRLINMDSIASEVLRALAGSIGLVSAIPMTALAAAFLAKKR; encoded by the coding sequence GTGAGGCGAACAATAGCTCTTGTGCTGTTGTTCCTGGTGTGTTTGGCATCGCCCGTGGCAGCCCAAACCGAGGAACCACCAGCAGACGTAGCGATTGAGTTCGCGCGAGCGCGTGTGCTGACGCTAGTGGAACTGCCGGCAGAGGAAGGGCAGACTGAAACAGGGTTTGAACTGCGCGAGTTTGACGTACAGCTAGAGGTCTTAAGCGGCAGCCTCCGCGGTCGCACGGTGGACATCAGACATGTGCTCACCGGGACGCCCGCCTTCGATATTGTCATTTCGCCCGGGCAACGTGTGCTTATCGCGGTAGAGCAGGTTGAGGGTGAAGTTATAGAGGTAGCTATCGCCGACCACGAGCGCGACCGCCACTTGTTGGCCTTAGCTATTGCCTTTAGCGCCCTACTCATTGTCTTAGGCGGCAAGAAGGGGCTGTTTAGCCTTATCTCGCTTGCCCTCATCGGGGTGCTGATTATCTATGTGCTTATCCCGCTGTTGCTGCGCGGTTATAACCCGATTACGCTGGCCGTAATCGTAGCCGCTATCGCCACGGCCTTTACCACTACATTAGTAGGGGGAGCTAACCGTAAGGCTCTAGCGGCCATTGTCGGCACAGTGGGTGGCCTAATAGTTGCCGGGGTGCTGGCCATAGTCGTAGGCGGAGCAATCCACACTACGGGCCTAGCGGGTGAGGAGGCGCAGATGCTTGCGTTTATTCCTCAAGGCGTGGCCTTTGACTTCCGCGGCTTGCTCATGGCGGGGATTATTATCGGGGCGCTTGGCGCAATTATGGACACGGGCATGAGCATTTCCTCAGCCGTGTCCGAGGTGCAGCGCGCTAGTCAGGGCCTTAGAAGAAAAGAGCTCTTTTGGGTAGGCATGAACGTCGGGCGCGACGTAATGGGTACCATGGCCAACACCCTTATTCTCGCCTATACAGGCGGCTCGTTGGCTTTGCTGCTCTTGGTGCAGGCCTACGAGGTTGAGTTTATCCGCCTCATTAACATGGACTCTATCGCCAGTGAAGTGCTGCGGGCACTTGCCGGAAGCATAGGCTTGGTGTCAGCCATTCCGATGACGGCTTTAGCGGCGGCGTTCTTGGCGAAGAAGCGGTAG
- the asnB gene encoding asparagine synthase (glutamine-hydrolyzing): protein MCGIAGFLDTRLSLEEKKGVLAQMMSAIAHRGPDDSGSFVDEDVALGFRRLSIIDVAAGHQPLCNEDGTLWLTFNGEIYNYEQLRAELILRGHRFATHTDSEVILHLFEEQGIECLSALRGMFAFVVWDTANKTLYGARDRFGIKPLYYTMQGDAFIYASEAKAVLEHPAVMRAVDEDSLQHYFTFQFVPDPRTLFKGLLRLPPAHYFSLRDDKLTLKRYWQLEFRPVSKPASYFIEGTEHLLTEAVRMHMMSEVPRGAFLSSGVDSSVIAALLRRMDNLSTYSVGYAEEKYDELPEARYTAQALATDHHEVHVSAEDMWQALPDIIWHMDEPVADPAACALYFVARRASQDITVVLSGEGADEVFGGYGIYKEPGEVRKFARFPSPVRALLSSLGRALPEGVKGKDYLRRANTPLAERYFGNALIFTEAQKDRLLAMRSNRRLLPTDITRPYFEQVKDLDDIAQMQYLDFNTWLSGDILVKADRMTMAHSLELRVPFLDHRLVEFAATIPPELKVTGNITKYILRQAALNWLPPEVASRPKRGFPVPTREWIKREWQARLADTLQSPSISQYVNTKYAQEMLAEHIAGKNDHSRRLWTILVFQVWHKLYIE, encoded by the coding sequence ATGTGTGGTATTGCGGGCTTTCTTGACACGCGTCTCAGCCTAGAAGAGAAAAAAGGCGTACTCGCCCAGATGATGTCGGCCATCGCTCACCGCGGGCCAGACGACAGCGGCTCGTTTGTGGACGAGGATGTCGCGCTTGGTTTCCGCCGCCTCAGCATTATTGACGTGGCGGCCGGGCATCAGCCGCTCTGCAACGAGGACGGCACGCTGTGGCTTACATTTAACGGCGAGATTTATAACTACGAACAGCTGCGCGCCGAGCTTATTTTGCGTGGCCACCGCTTCGCTACGCATACAGACAGCGAAGTAATCCTCCACCTGTTTGAGGAACAAGGCATAGAGTGCCTTAGTGCCCTGCGCGGCATGTTTGCCTTTGTTGTTTGGGACACTGCCAACAAGACCCTCTACGGGGCGCGCGACCGCTTTGGCATTAAGCCACTCTACTACACCATGCAAGGCGATGCTTTCATCTATGCTTCCGAGGCCAAGGCCGTTCTCGAACATCCTGCCGTTATGCGCGCGGTCGACGAGGACAGCTTACAGCACTACTTCACCTTCCAGTTTGTACCTGACCCAAGAACTCTGTTTAAGGGGCTGCTGCGTCTCCCCCCTGCCCACTACTTCTCGCTCCGCGACGATAAGCTCACGCTTAAGAGGTATTGGCAACTGGAATTCCGTCCGGTGAGCAAGCCCGCGTCATACTTTATAGAGGGCACCGAGCACTTATTGACCGAAGCCGTAAGAATGCACATGATGAGCGAAGTCCCGCGCGGCGCGTTTCTCTCGAGTGGCGTAGACTCAAGCGTGATTGCCGCGTTGCTGCGCAGAATGGACAACCTCTCCACGTACTCCGTGGGATACGCCGAAGAAAAATACGACGAACTGCCGGAAGCGCGCTACACCGCGCAAGCTTTAGCCACCGACCACCACGAAGTCCACGTTTCTGCCGAGGATATGTGGCAGGCACTGCCGGATATTATCTGGCATATGGACGAGCCGGTAGCTGACCCTGCCGCCTGCGCACTCTACTTTGTCGCACGCCGTGCGAGCCAAGACATTACAGTCGTTCTGTCAGGCGAAGGCGCAGACGAGGTGTTTGGCGGTTATGGCATCTACAAGGAGCCGGGCGAGGTACGCAAATTCGCGCGCTTCCCCTCCCCGGTGCGGGCTCTGCTTTCCTCGCTTGGGCGCGCATTGCCGGAGGGCGTAAAGGGAAAAGACTACCTGCGCCGCGCCAATACCCCACTAGCCGAGCGTTACTTCGGCAACGCCCTTATTTTCACCGAAGCACAGAAGGACAGGCTGCTCGCAATGCGGTCCAATCGACGCCTGCTACCTACTGACATTACCCGCCCCTACTTCGAGCAAGTAAAAGACCTAGACGACATCGCGCAAATGCAGTATCTAGACTTTAACACTTGGCTCTCCGGCGATATTCTGGTTAAGGCTGACCGCATGACGATGGCGCATTCCTTGGAACTGCGCGTCCCCTTTCTTGACCATCGCCTCGTGGAGTTTGCGGCTACCATCCCCCCGGAGCTAAAAGTTACAGGCAACATAACGAAGTACATCTTACGCCAAGCAGCGCTTAACTGGTTGCCCCCGGAAGTGGCCAGCCGCCCGAAGCGCGGCTTCCCTGTGCCTACCCGCGAGTGGATTAAGCGCGAGTGGCAGGCACGCCTTGCAGATACGCTGCAGAGCCCGAGCATCAGTCAATACGTCAACACGAAATACGCACAGGAAATGCTAGCTGAGCATATCGCGGGAAAAAACGACCACAGCCGCAGGCTGTGGACGATTCTGGTTTTTCAGGTGTGGCATAAGTTGTATATTGAGTAG
- a CDS encoding DMT family transporter translates to MRSRQGITPPVGRLVSDSPLVGFLAVLLSSFLFGFNGYFGKLGFELGYTPLRLLTVRFTVAAAVMWGIMTWYGKNKGSITRPELGSLAVQGVAYALTALGFFKALEVMPAGLVAVLFYIHPLITMSVARIIWGERANKAMLGAVVLALLGTALVTWSDGGRTIAPLGLLWIALSASSYAAFTLIGQKTTGKQDAIVVTTYSITFCALFLSLLNPPVYMLSGELTAAMWLVGLGIGIICTALAILLYVVGIKSIGASRTAILSAAEPLSAVLLAAVLLNERLFAWQYVGMALIVAAVATCKKGG, encoded by the coding sequence TTGCGCTCTAGACAAGGTATCACGCCCCCCGTGGGGCGTCTCGTGTCGGATTCCCCGCTGGTGGGATTTCTGGCTGTGCTGCTGTCATCCTTCTTGTTTGGTTTTAACGGCTATTTCGGCAAGCTCGGCTTTGAGCTAGGGTACACGCCTCTTAGGCTCCTTACAGTTAGATTCACGGTAGCCGCGGCAGTGATGTGGGGTATAATGACGTGGTACGGGAAAAATAAGGGCAGCATAACCCGCCCAGAGCTAGGTAGCCTAGCGGTGCAAGGCGTAGCCTATGCCTTGACGGCGCTTGGCTTTTTTAAGGCGCTAGAAGTAATGCCCGCCGGATTAGTAGCAGTTTTGTTCTATATTCATCCGCTTATTACGATGAGCGTAGCCAGAATCATCTGGGGGGAACGAGCGAACAAGGCCATGCTCGGGGCAGTTGTCTTAGCCCTCTTAGGCACAGCACTGGTCACTTGGTCGGACGGTGGGCGAACGATTGCCCCGCTTGGTTTGCTTTGGATTGCGCTTTCGGCTTCTTCGTACGCCGCCTTCACTCTTATTGGCCAAAAGACGACCGGCAAACAAGACGCAATTGTAGTCACGACTTACTCGATTACTTTTTGCGCTCTGTTCCTGAGCTTACTTAACCCACCGGTGTATATGCTCTCCGGGGAGCTTACCGCGGCTATGTGGTTAGTGGGCCTAGGGATTGGCATTATATGTACTGCATTGGCAATACTGCTTTATGTAGTGGGGATTAAGTCTATTGGAGCGTCGCGCACGGCCATTCTTAGCGCCGCTGAGCCGCTCTCCGCTGTACTGCTGGCTGCCGTGCTGCTAAATGAGCGGCTCTTTGCCTGGCAATATGTCGGTATGGCTTTGATTGTCGCTGCGGTGGCAACATGCAAAAAGGGAGGCTAA
- a CDS encoding site-specific DNA-methyltransferase codes for MANTIFQLERHKLDSYRNTFICGDAIDVMKSLPQNSIPLIVTSPPYNLKNSSGNGMRDGRGGKWSNARLIQGYETHNDNMPHREYVAWQRDCLTEMVRLLTDEGAIFYNHKWRVQNGLLQDRSDILAGFPVRQIIIWRRKGGINFNPGYFLPTYEVIYLICNRGFKLKPKCNSYGDVWEFTQDMDNPHPAPFPVDLIERIVSSCYTDLVLDPFMGSGTTAVAARNQGVDFIGIDISPEYCAMANRRLAGVSWHE; via the coding sequence ATGGCTAACACTATTTTTCAGCTAGAGCGCCACAAGCTAGATAGCTATAGAAATACCTTTATTTGTGGCGATGCAATTGATGTCATGAAGTCACTGCCACAAAACAGCATTCCACTCATCGTTACTTCTCCGCCATACAACCTAAAGAACAGCTCGGGAAATGGGATGAGGGATGGTCGCGGCGGTAAGTGGTCGAACGCGAGGCTTATTCAAGGTTACGAGACCCACAACGACAACATGCCACATCGCGAATATGTTGCTTGGCAACGTGACTGCCTAACCGAGATGGTTCGCTTGCTGACGGACGAGGGAGCAATCTTTTACAACCATAAGTGGCGAGTGCAGAACGGGTTGCTGCAGGATCGAAGTGATATTTTGGCAGGCTTCCCTGTCAGACAGATCATTATTTGGCGCCGCAAGGGAGGAATAAATTTTAACCCAGGGTATTTCCTACCTACATACGAGGTTATTTATCTTATCTGCAATAGAGGCTTCAAACTAAAGCCCAAGTGCAACAGCTATGGGGATGTATGGGAATTTACGCAGGACATGGACAATCCCCACCCCGCCCCTTTTCCGGTGGACTTAATTGAGCGAATCGTGTCGAGCTGCTATACTGACTTGGTTTTAGACCCATTTATGGGCTCAGGAACAACCGCCGTGGCTGCTCGTAATCAAGGAGTAGACTTCATCGGCATCGACATTTCCCCCGAGTACTGTGCAATGGCCAACAGGCGGCTGGCAGGTGTTAGCTGGCATGAGTAG
- a CDS encoding DUF1828 domain-containing protein: MAIAYQDLLRTQLNNRISFREKRPGIVQLFAPFYHEDGDMVDVFFQEIGEDIVRISDYGLTVMRLSYNYELDTPHKEKVFTRIIAEHGLKEEHGNIYADTDAEHLYMNLMTFVQVVSKVSSMRHFSREVVRSMFYEMLEEHIMGKFSKYHPAKRTVPLVNRDDLEVDMCLEVGHRPIYLFGVKDAMKARLVTISCLEFQKARLPFRSVIVHEDMSALSPKDIRRLTNAADKQFPSLEDFKADGETYLEREAAAS; encoded by the coding sequence ATGGCAATAGCGTACCAAGATCTACTGCGCACCCAACTGAACAATCGTATTAGCTTCAGAGAAAAGCGGCCTGGCATTGTACAGCTCTTTGCTCCTTTTTACCATGAGGACGGCGATATGGTGGATGTTTTCTTCCAAGAGATTGGGGAAGATATAGTAAGGATTAGCGATTACGGCCTTACTGTTATGCGTCTATCCTACAACTACGAGCTTGACACCCCGCACAAGGAGAAGGTCTTTACTAGGATAATAGCAGAGCATGGCCTCAAAGAAGAGCACGGCAACATCTATGCAGATACTGATGCAGAACACCTGTACATGAATCTAATGACATTCGTTCAAGTAGTGTCTAAGGTTTCGAGCATGCGGCATTTCAGCAGAGAAGTGGTAAGGAGTATGTTCTATGAGATGCTAGAGGAACACATCATGGGAAAGTTCAGCAAGTACCACCCGGCTAAGAGGACTGTCCCCCTTGTTAATAGGGACGATCTTGAGGTGGACATGTGCCTTGAGGTTGGCCACCGACCCATTTATCTGTTTGGCGTAAAAGATGCTATGAAGGCACGCTTAGTAACGATATCCTGCCTAGAGTTTCAGAAGGCGCGACTGCCCTTTAGAAGCGTGATTGTTCATGAGGACATGAGCGCTCTGTCTCCTAAGGACATCAGGCGCTTAACTAACGCTGCAGACAAGCAGTTCCCGTCTTTAGAGGACTTTAAAGCAGATGGCGAAACATATCTTGAGCGTGAGGCGGCTGCTAGCTGA
- a CDS encoding acetyl-CoA C-acetyltransferase — protein sequence MAKVYLVAAKRTAIGSFNGALAAVHPAELGAAVVKDLLQTTGIPAADVDEVIVGNILPAGLGQGLARQVSIKAGVPIGVPAYSLNMVCGSGMKALFNAYANIKAGLHHVVIAGGTENMSMTPYILPNARSGFRMGHVQALDHMIHDALTDAYNNVHMGITAENIVEKHGIPRQVQDDFAFNSQKKAIAAVDAGRFKDEITPVEIKDRKGTVVVSQDEYPNRAAAADKFAGLRAAFKKDGTITAGNASGINDGAAFTVVASEQAVAKYGLTPLAEIIGIGQGGVEPLVMGLGPVPAVSAALKHAGVKLADMDLLELNEAFAAQSLGVVKELSEEHGVSEESILAKCNVNGGAIALGHPVGASGARIITTLAHEMKKRGSKLGLASLCIGGGMGTAIVLKNI from the coding sequence ATGGCTAAGGTCTACTTAGTAGCCGCAAAGCGCACTGCCATCGGGTCCTTTAACGGTGCCTTGGCTGCCGTGCATCCGGCTGAGCTAGGTGCCGCAGTAGTAAAGGACTTGCTGCAGACGACCGGCATTCCCGCAGCCGATGTCGACGAAGTAATTGTCGGCAACATACTCCCCGCCGGACTCGGGCAAGGTCTGGCACGTCAAGTATCGATTAAGGCTGGGGTTCCCATTGGAGTCCCCGCTTACAGCCTAAACATGGTCTGCGGCTCGGGCATGAAGGCGCTGTTTAACGCTTACGCCAATATCAAGGCCGGACTGCACCACGTCGTCATTGCCGGCGGCACGGAGAACATGTCGATGACCCCCTACATTTTGCCTAACGCGCGCTCAGGCTTCAGAATGGGTCACGTACAGGCGCTCGACCACATGATTCACGACGCACTGACAGACGCCTACAACAATGTCCATATGGGCATTACCGCCGAGAACATTGTAGAGAAGCACGGCATCCCCAGGCAGGTACAGGACGACTTCGCCTTTAACTCGCAGAAGAAGGCCATTGCCGCTGTAGATGCCGGGCGCTTTAAGGACGAGATTACGCCGGTGGAGATTAAGGATCGCAAAGGCACCGTTGTCGTGTCGCAAGACGAGTATCCAAACCGCGCTGCGGCTGCCGACAAGTTTGCTGGATTGCGGGCTGCCTTTAAGAAAGATGGCACGATTACCGCTGGCAACGCATCTGGGATAAACGACGGCGCAGCCTTCACCGTCGTAGCTTCCGAGCAGGCAGTCGCCAAATACGGACTTACCCCGCTAGCCGAGATTATTGGCATAGGTCAGGGCGGCGTCGAGCCTTTGGTAATGGGTCTGGGCCCGGTTCCCGCTGTTTCGGCGGCACTAAAGCATGCAGGCGTCAAGTTGGCGGATATGGATCTGCTCGAGCTTAACGAAGCATTTGCCGCACAGTCGCTCGGCGTGGTGAAAGAACTGAGCGAAGAGCACGGCGTAAGTGAGGAATCCATCCTCGCGAAGTGCAACGTCAACGGCGGCGCCATTGCTTTAGGTCACCCCGTCGGAGCATCAGGCGCACGCATAATTACTACCCTAGCGCACGAAATGAAAAAACGCGGCTCGAAGCTCGGCTTGGCCTCGCTCTGCATCGGCGGCGGCATGGGCACGGCGATTGTCCTAAAGAACATCTAG